The following proteins come from a genomic window of Dysidea avara chromosome 12, odDysAvar1.4, whole genome shotgun sequence:
- the LOC136240723 gene encoding roundabout homolog 2-like isoform X1, which produces MCAILQKKAREDRQRYILAVLTVHSACIIASASPPIITTHPSSMTTDVYTEVVFTCKARGPGPIDLVWKKDDSSLPGRHKVLVDSKHTTSTLIIQEIIGYDKGYYYCTATNYAGNTSSEEAYLDVTVPCPEIVIAPENITVEPGEHASFDCLAWSYGGLYYDWYIQYSNGTISYYNPYQRCDDDCGSYPIIHKQKLSITSYATEVHSFKVFNVEEQSNEGWYCCVAVNQCGNTTKCGWLEVNTTPKIIRQPSNITVRRRSYWGRSLTVAVTGKGPINYQWERYISHRNIWVKAEHNWMIGRTSPALKFRPAINSFEGFYRCIVSNDDGSVISNNAFVSVYGPPLIDFITPNTTVFEGSKVQLLCAATNDNDAIHELQVIWYKTSDEIKTPLKEKSRCHTCSNRTLNKQLWLDPVSHYDAGEYTCRAFNHRGSYRENSMFLTVEYAPIVTLHPSQSPYTVKVGGSLLLLCSAQGLPSPTVQWYRNGSPIGIPLPIQQFHVVPTLKQVDVNYTCVGRNNAGGKINTKSVSILVKIVPCCSILKDPKNGKVFISDKGDNAIFTCSDGYTVRGTSFLECNFDTGEWNTDPPTCTK; this is translated from the exons atgtgtgctattttacaaaagaaggctAGAGAAGACAGACAGAGATACATTTTAgcagtgttaacagtgcacaGTGCTTGTATCATTGCTAGTG CATCACCACCAATAATTACAACTCATCCCAGTTCAATGACTACTGATGTATACACAGAAGTTGTCTTTACTTGTAAAGCTAGAGGACCTGGACCTATTGATCTTGTATGGAAGAAAGATGATAGTAGTCTACCAGGAAGGCATAAAGTGTTAGTTGATTCAAAACACACCACCAGTACTCTGATAATCCAAGAAATTATTGGTTATGATAAGGGATATTACTATTGTACTGCAACCAACTATGCTGGAAATACAAGCTCAGAGGAAGCATACTTGGATGTAACAG TTCCTTGTCCAGAAATAGTCATAGCTCCAGAGAACATCACAGTTGAACCTGGAGAACATGCTAGTTTTGATTGTTTAGCATGGAGTTATGGTGGACTATACTATGActggtacatacagtatagtaatgGCACTATCAGCTATTATAATCCATATCAAAGATGTGATGATGACTGTGGCTCATATCCTATAATACACAAACAGAAACTTAGTATCACTTCTTACGCTACTGAGGTCCACTCATTTAAGGTTTTCAATGTAGAAGAACAGTCAAATGAAGGATGGTATTGTTGTGTTGCTGTTAATCAATGTGGTAATACTACTAAATGTGGATGGCTGGAAGTGAATA CTACTCCCAAGATCATCCGGCAACCATCAAATATTACAGTGAGAAGAAGGAGCTATTGGGGACGCTCACTTACTGTTGCAGTTACTGGAAAAGGCCCAATTAACTATCAATGGGAGAGATACATATCACACCGCAACATCTGGGTAAAGGCTGAACATAACTGGATGATTGGTAGAACATCCCCAGCACTAAAGTTTAGACCTGCTATAAATAGTTTTGAAGGATTTTATCGTTGCATTGTGAGCAATGATGATGGTAGTGTAATATCcaacaatgcttttgtttcagTCTATG GTCCTCCACTAATTGATTTCATTACTCCCAACACAACTGTATTTGAGGGTAGCAAGGTACAACTACTTTGTGCTGCAACAAATGATAATGATGCAATTCATGAACTACAAGTTATCTGGTACAAAACTTCTGATGAAATTAAGACTCCATTAAAGGAGAAGTCAAGATGTCACACATGTAGTAATAGAACACTAAATAAACAATTGTGGTTAGATCCTGTAAGTCATTATGATGCTGGAGAGTATACTTGTCGAGCATTTAATCATCGTGGATCCTACAGGGAAAACTCTATGTTTTTGACTGTGGAAT ATGCTCCTATAGTCACACTTCATCCTTCACAGTCGCCATACACAGTAAAAGTTGGTGGGAGTTTGCTCTTATTGTGTTCAGCACAAGGACTGCCAAGTCCCACTGTCCAGTGGTACAGGAATGGCTCACCAATTGGAATTCCACTACCTATACAACAATTTCATGTAGTTCCTACACTTAAACAAGTGGACGTCAAttacacttgtgtaggaagGAACAATGCTGGAGGCAAGATAAATACAAAAAGTGTCAGTATACTTGTGAAAATAG TACCATGTTGTTCAATATTAAAGGACCCTAAAAATGGAAAAGTGTTTATCTCGGACAAGGGTGACAATGCTATTTTCACTTGTAGTGATGGCTACACTGTAAGGGGAACCTCTTTCCTGGAGTGCAACTTTGACACTGGTGAATGGAATACTGATCCACCAACCTGTACTAAGTAA
- the LOC136240723 gene encoding roundabout homolog 2-like isoform X2 translates to MCAILQKKAREDRQRYILAVLTVHSACIIASASPPIITTHPSSMTTDVYTEVVFTCKARGPGPIDLVWKKDDSSLPGRHKVLVDSKHTTSTLIIQEIIGYDKGYYYCTATNYAGNTSSEEAYLDVTEIVIAPENITVEPGEHASFDCLAWSYGGLYYDWYIQYSNGTISYYNPYQRCDDDCGSYPIIHKQKLSITSYATEVHSFKVFNVEEQSNEGWYCCVAVNQCGNTTKCGWLEVNTTPKIIRQPSNITVRRRSYWGRSLTVAVTGKGPINYQWERYISHRNIWVKAEHNWMIGRTSPALKFRPAINSFEGFYRCIVSNDDGSVISNNAFVSVYGPPLIDFITPNTTVFEGSKVQLLCAATNDNDAIHELQVIWYKTSDEIKTPLKEKSRCHTCSNRTLNKQLWLDPVSHYDAGEYTCRAFNHRGSYRENSMFLTVEYAPIVTLHPSQSPYTVKVGGSLLLLCSAQGLPSPTVQWYRNGSPIGIPLPIQQFHVVPTLKQVDVNYTCVGRNNAGGKINTKSVSILVKIVPCCSILKDPKNGKVFISDKGDNAIFTCSDGYTVRGTSFLECNFDTGEWNTDPPTCTK, encoded by the exons atgtgtgctattttacaaaagaaggctAGAGAAGACAGACAGAGATACATTTTAgcagtgttaacagtgcacaGTGCTTGTATCATTGCTAGTG CATCACCACCAATAATTACAACTCATCCCAGTTCAATGACTACTGATGTATACACAGAAGTTGTCTTTACTTGTAAAGCTAGAGGACCTGGACCTATTGATCTTGTATGGAAGAAAGATGATAGTAGTCTACCAGGAAGGCATAAAGTGTTAGTTGATTCAAAACACACCACCAGTACTCTGATAATCCAAGAAATTATTGGTTATGATAAGGGATATTACTATTGTACTGCAACCAACTATGCTGGAAATACAAGCTCAGAGGAAGCATACTTGGATGTAACAG AAATAGTCATAGCTCCAGAGAACATCACAGTTGAACCTGGAGAACATGCTAGTTTTGATTGTTTAGCATGGAGTTATGGTGGACTATACTATGActggtacatacagtatagtaatgGCACTATCAGCTATTATAATCCATATCAAAGATGTGATGATGACTGTGGCTCATATCCTATAATACACAAACAGAAACTTAGTATCACTTCTTACGCTACTGAGGTCCACTCATTTAAGGTTTTCAATGTAGAAGAACAGTCAAATGAAGGATGGTATTGTTGTGTTGCTGTTAATCAATGTGGTAATACTACTAAATGTGGATGGCTGGAAGTGAATA CTACTCCCAAGATCATCCGGCAACCATCAAATATTACAGTGAGAAGAAGGAGCTATTGGGGACGCTCACTTACTGTTGCAGTTACTGGAAAAGGCCCAATTAACTATCAATGGGAGAGATACATATCACACCGCAACATCTGGGTAAAGGCTGAACATAACTGGATGATTGGTAGAACATCCCCAGCACTAAAGTTTAGACCTGCTATAAATAGTTTTGAAGGATTTTATCGTTGCATTGTGAGCAATGATGATGGTAGTGTAATATCcaacaatgcttttgtttcagTCTATG GTCCTCCACTAATTGATTTCATTACTCCCAACACAACTGTATTTGAGGGTAGCAAGGTACAACTACTTTGTGCTGCAACAAATGATAATGATGCAATTCATGAACTACAAGTTATCTGGTACAAAACTTCTGATGAAATTAAGACTCCATTAAAGGAGAAGTCAAGATGTCACACATGTAGTAATAGAACACTAAATAAACAATTGTGGTTAGATCCTGTAAGTCATTATGATGCTGGAGAGTATACTTGTCGAGCATTTAATCATCGTGGATCCTACAGGGAAAACTCTATGTTTTTGACTGTGGAAT ATGCTCCTATAGTCACACTTCATCCTTCACAGTCGCCATACACAGTAAAAGTTGGTGGGAGTTTGCTCTTATTGTGTTCAGCACAAGGACTGCCAAGTCCCACTGTCCAGTGGTACAGGAATGGCTCACCAATTGGAATTCCACTACCTATACAACAATTTCATGTAGTTCCTACACTTAAACAAGTGGACGTCAAttacacttgtgtaggaagGAACAATGCTGGAGGCAAGATAAATACAAAAAGTGTCAGTATACTTGTGAAAATAG TACCATGTTGTTCAATATTAAAGGACCCTAAAAATGGAAAAGTGTTTATCTCGGACAAGGGTGACAATGCTATTTTCACTTGTAGTGATGGCTACACTGTAAGGGGAACCTCTTTCCTGGAGTGCAACTTTGACACTGGTGAATGGAATACTGATCCACCAACCTGTACTAAGTAA
- the LOC136240723 gene encoding roundabout homolog 2-like isoform X3, whose product MMPKIQLLLTILFLLAHETYGSSPPIITTHPSSMTTDVYTEVVFTCKARGPGPIDLVWKKDDSSLPGRHKVLVDSKHTTSTLIIQEIIGYDKGYYYCTATNYAGNTSSEEAYLDVTVPCPEIVIAPENITVEPGEHASFDCLAWSYGGLYYDWYIQYSNGTISYYNPYQRCDDDCGSYPIIHKQKLSITSYATEVHSFKVFNVEEQSNEGWYCCVAVNQCGNTTKCGWLEVNTTPKIIRQPSNITVRRRSYWGRSLTVAVTGKGPINYQWERYISHRNIWVKAEHNWMIGRTSPALKFRPAINSFEGFYRCIVSNDDGSVISNNAFVSVYGPPLIDFITPNTTVFEGSKVQLLCAATNDNDAIHELQVIWYKTSDEIKTPLKEKSRCHTCSNRTLNKQLWLDPVSHYDAGEYTCRAFNHRGSYRENSMFLTVEYAPIVTLHPSQSPYTVKVGGSLLLLCSAQGLPSPTVQWYRNGSPIGIPLPIQQFHVVPTLKQVDVNYTCVGRNNAGGKINTKSVSILVKIVPCCSILKDPKNGKVFISDKGDNAIFTCSDGYTVRGTSFLECNFDTGEWNTDPPTCTK is encoded by the exons ATGATGCCAAAGATTCAGTTATTGCTCACTATCTTGTTTCTTCTGGCCCATGAAACTTATGGAT CATCACCACCAATAATTACAACTCATCCCAGTTCAATGACTACTGATGTATACACAGAAGTTGTCTTTACTTGTAAAGCTAGAGGACCTGGACCTATTGATCTTGTATGGAAGAAAGATGATAGTAGTCTACCAGGAAGGCATAAAGTGTTAGTTGATTCAAAACACACCACCAGTACTCTGATAATCCAAGAAATTATTGGTTATGATAAGGGATATTACTATTGTACTGCAACCAACTATGCTGGAAATACAAGCTCAGAGGAAGCATACTTGGATGTAACAG TTCCTTGTCCAGAAATAGTCATAGCTCCAGAGAACATCACAGTTGAACCTGGAGAACATGCTAGTTTTGATTGTTTAGCATGGAGTTATGGTGGACTATACTATGActggtacatacagtatagtaatgGCACTATCAGCTATTATAATCCATATCAAAGATGTGATGATGACTGTGGCTCATATCCTATAATACACAAACAGAAACTTAGTATCACTTCTTACGCTACTGAGGTCCACTCATTTAAGGTTTTCAATGTAGAAGAACAGTCAAATGAAGGATGGTATTGTTGTGTTGCTGTTAATCAATGTGGTAATACTACTAAATGTGGATGGCTGGAAGTGAATA CTACTCCCAAGATCATCCGGCAACCATCAAATATTACAGTGAGAAGAAGGAGCTATTGGGGACGCTCACTTACTGTTGCAGTTACTGGAAAAGGCCCAATTAACTATCAATGGGAGAGATACATATCACACCGCAACATCTGGGTAAAGGCTGAACATAACTGGATGATTGGTAGAACATCCCCAGCACTAAAGTTTAGACCTGCTATAAATAGTTTTGAAGGATTTTATCGTTGCATTGTGAGCAATGATGATGGTAGTGTAATATCcaacaatgcttttgtttcagTCTATG GTCCTCCACTAATTGATTTCATTACTCCCAACACAACTGTATTTGAGGGTAGCAAGGTACAACTACTTTGTGCTGCAACAAATGATAATGATGCAATTCATGAACTACAAGTTATCTGGTACAAAACTTCTGATGAAATTAAGACTCCATTAAAGGAGAAGTCAAGATGTCACACATGTAGTAATAGAACACTAAATAAACAATTGTGGTTAGATCCTGTAAGTCATTATGATGCTGGAGAGTATACTTGTCGAGCATTTAATCATCGTGGATCCTACAGGGAAAACTCTATGTTTTTGACTGTGGAAT ATGCTCCTATAGTCACACTTCATCCTTCACAGTCGCCATACACAGTAAAAGTTGGTGGGAGTTTGCTCTTATTGTGTTCAGCACAAGGACTGCCAAGTCCCACTGTCCAGTGGTACAGGAATGGCTCACCAATTGGAATTCCACTACCTATACAACAATTTCATGTAGTTCCTACACTTAAACAAGTGGACGTCAAttacacttgtgtaggaagGAACAATGCTGGAGGCAAGATAAATACAAAAAGTGTCAGTATACTTGTGAAAATAG TACCATGTTGTTCAATATTAAAGGACCCTAAAAATGGAAAAGTGTTTATCTCGGACAAGGGTGACAATGCTATTTTCACTTGTAGTGATGGCTACACTGTAAGGGGAACCTCTTTCCTGGAGTGCAACTTTGACACTGGTGAATGGAATACTGATCCACCAACCTGTACTAAGTAA
- the LOC136240722 gene encoding uncharacterized protein: MLIKLNALLWINIQLINVHVLFNNGTVPFGVVMPTGGFAILSNAQHDAICKIKILSSTFNGNNGSCVFFSVSGKQLDILINDSNFTNTGLQPGSPVVYVTSLVNTMTQVNFSNVWITNNKNMNAVGSKAVISIVHYHGDIKISFVQVGLKSNVLSTGYSFNDDDNNEGVIHVISKSDGKFDLQLKNCKFIDNIYYGTGAILHVIKKSSLRDMVQITGSQFDNNVASNGIVYVAGDLYQPGFIELILRNSVFTNNIGSALYLSNCHFEAYGAIVFVNNTADNGAAMYLSKGCDVFFLDAIVNFINNSALQYGGAMYVDHTESCDHISLGQEAGYPINFMNNIAGIAGNSLYYNIPKYCKVDTDINSETSIMFIPCEWSYSQLVDDKLIRITCDYDYTLLNSTGFPIVTSPHELRLYFVNDDGANLTSDYDHNAYFIKNNILGHKVAFKGAVFDYFNKPAEPTLFSVECIDCSTFILDISHLFIDNVTLFTVSFTGSDTEGDNMNVSVEIISVSTSYLSIKTILTIEIQPCTSHPGFIYSDVEYTCMCYNHEVLHCYDDYNEIKRGYWFGIVLQRNLLHHCVLIIIVTLLIVGRPDRDTLSYPMKSMISVNITEQESLVENAVQDSP, translated from the coding sequence ATGCTAATCAAGCTTAATGCATTACTCTGGATCAATATACAGCTAATAAATGTCCACGTATTGTTTAACAATGGAACAGTTCCTTTTGGAGTAGTTATGCCCACAGGAGGCTTTGCTATTTTGAGTAATGCACAACATGATGCTATTtgcaaaataaaaattttatcaTCAACATTCAATGGCAATAATGGTAGTTGTGTATTCTTCTCTGTGTCAGGAAAACAATTAGATATTTTAATTAATGATTCCAATTTTACCAATACTGGACTACAACCTGGATCACCTGTTGTATATGTTACATCTCTTGTTAACACAATGACGCAAGTTAATTTTTCCAATGTATGGATTACAAATAACAAGAACATGAATGCTGTTGGATCAAAAGCAGTTATCAGTATTGTGCATTATCATGGAGATATTAAAATAAGCTTTGTGCAAGTGGGACTGAAGTCAAATGTGTTATCAACGGGCTATAGttttaatgatgatgataacaatgAAGGGGTTATCCATGTTATATCTAAATCTGACGGAAAGTTTGATCTTCAACTAAAAAATTGCAAATTTATAGACAATATTTATTATGGAACTGGTGCAATACTTCATGTTATTAAAAAATCATCTCTCAGAGACATGGTACAAATTACAGGCTCTCAATTTGATAACAATGTTGCTAGTAATGGTATAGTTTATGTTGCAGGGGACTTATATCAGCCAGGGTTTATTGAATTGATACTACGTAATTCAGTCTTTACTAACAACATTGGTAGTGCTTTGTATTTATCTAACTGCCATTTTGAAGCATATGGTGCAATAGTGTTTGTAAACAACACAGCTGATAATGGAGCCGCAATGTATTTGAGTAAAGGCtgtgacgttttctttcttgaTGCAATCGTCAATTTTATAAATAACTCAGCTTTGCAATATGGAGGGGCAATGTATGTAGATCATACGGAATCTTGTGACCACATCTCACTGGGTCAAGAAGCTGGATATCCCATTAACTTTATGAATAATATTGCAGGAATTGCTGGCAATTCATTGTACTACAACATTCCTAAATATTGTAAAGTAGATACTGATATCAATAGTGAGACATCCATCATGTTCATTCCATGTGAGTGGAGTTATTCTCAACTGGTTGATGATAAATTAATAAGGATTACATGTGACTATGACTATACCTTACTTAACAGTACAGGATTTCCAATAGTCACTTCACCACATGAACTGAGATTGTATTTTGTCAATGATGATGGTGCTAACTTAACATCTGATTATGATCACAATGCTTACTTTATAAAGAATAATATTCTTGGGCATAAGGTGGCATTTAAAGGTGCTGTTTTTGATTATTTTAATAAACCGGCAGAGCCAACTCTGTTTAGTGTGGAATGTATTGATTGTTCCACCTTTATATTGGACATTAGTCATCTTTTTATTGACAATGTCACATTATTTACTGTTAGTTTTACAGGTAGTGATACTGAAGGTGATAACATGAATGTATCAGTAGAAATAATTTCAGTGTCTACTTCATATTTGAGCATCAAAACTATACTAACAATTGAAATACAGCCATGTACCAGTCATCCGGGATTCATTTACAGTGATGTTgaatacacatgcatgtgttaCAATCATGAAGTCTTGCACTGCTATGACGATTATAATGAGATCAAGagaggttactggtttggtaTAGTATTGCAGCGAAACCTATTACATCATTGTGtcctaatcattattgtaactttATTGATTGTAGGGAGACCAGACAGGGATACTTTGAGTTACCCAATGAAATCAATGATCAGTGTGAACATCACAGAACAGGAGTCGCTTGTGGAGAATGCAGTCCAGGATTCACCCTAG